From one Micromonospora siamensis genomic stretch:
- a CDS encoding LutC/YkgG family protein — MVGPTVSRELILGRLRAALGADAATRPADVPRDYRPAGAPVDLDLLVERLTDYRATVHRCADAGVADVVAGVLPGGRVVVPAGLPRHWLPAGVHAVVDDGLTHDQIAACDGVVTAAAVAVAETGTVVLDASPDQGRRVITLLPDVHVCVLRADQVVAGVPDALARLRPDRPLTWISGPSATSDIELNRVEGVHGPRNLHVVLAG, encoded by the coding sequence ATGGTGGGCCCGACGGTGAGCCGGGAGCTGATCCTCGGCCGGCTGCGGGCTGCCCTCGGCGCGGACGCCGCGACCCGCCCCGCCGACGTGCCCCGCGACTACCGGCCGGCCGGGGCGCCGGTCGACCTGGACCTGCTGGTCGAGCGGCTCACCGACTACCGCGCCACCGTGCACCGCTGTGCCGACGCCGGGGTGGCCGACGTCGTCGCCGGCGTCCTGCCCGGCGGCCGGGTGGTGGTCCCGGCCGGGCTGCCCCGGCACTGGCTGCCCGCCGGCGTCCACGCGGTCGTCGACGACGGCCTGACCCACGACCAGATCGCCGCCTGCGACGGCGTGGTCACCGCAGCGGCCGTGGCGGTCGCCGAGACCGGCACCGTCGTCCTCGACGCCAGCCCCGACCAGGGACGACGGGTGATCACCCTGCTGCCCGACGTGCACGTCTGCGTGCTCCGCGCCGACCAGGTCGTCGCCGGGGTGCCCGACGCGCTCGCCCGGCTGCGCCCCGACCGCCCGCTCACCTGGATCAGCGGCCCGTCGGCCACCAGCGACATCGAACTGAACCGGGTGGAAGGCGTGCACGGCCCGCGGAACCTGCACGTCGTGCTGGCCGGTTGA
- a CDS encoding NYN domain-containing protein — MDQEDRIALFLDYENLALGAREHLGGGTFDLRPIADALAERGRVVVRRAYADWSYFDEDRRMLTRSHVELIEIPQRMGASRKNAADIKMAVDAIELAFERDYISTFVIGTGDSDFTPLVHKLRELNKRVIGVGVEKSTSKLLPPACDEFLYYDRLEGVEVPPARPKRVRAARTPSPEPQPVEQEVEAQAAAEEPARDVDSLAVLVAQTVAGMQGSSGGEVTASTLKRALRRKDPTFSESDYGFRTFGELLRHLAGRNVIELAEGPAKGDPEVTLPEHGDREAAFALVRSVVQDLAGADGAVALSGLKNQLRRVRPDFSEKKLGYRGFLQFCRAAATGGAVDLRWSDEADDYLITVPAA; from the coding sequence GTGGATCAAGAAGACCGGATCGCCCTCTTTCTCGACTACGAGAACCTCGCCCTCGGCGCCCGTGAGCACCTGGGCGGCGGCACGTTCGACCTGCGTCCGATCGCCGACGCGCTGGCCGAGCGGGGCCGGGTGGTGGTACGCCGGGCGTACGCGGACTGGTCGTACTTCGACGAGGACCGCCGGATGCTCACCCGCTCGCACGTCGAGCTGATCGAGATCCCGCAGCGGATGGGCGCCTCCCGCAAGAACGCCGCCGACATCAAGATGGCGGTGGACGCCATCGAGCTGGCCTTCGAACGCGACTACATCTCCACCTTCGTGATCGGCACCGGGGACAGCGACTTCACCCCGCTGGTGCACAAGCTGCGGGAGCTCAACAAGCGGGTGATCGGGGTCGGGGTGGAGAAGTCCACCTCGAAGCTGCTGCCGCCGGCCTGCGACGAGTTCCTCTACTACGACCGCCTCGAGGGCGTGGAGGTGCCGCCGGCCCGACCGAAGCGCGTCCGTGCGGCGCGTACCCCCAGCCCGGAGCCGCAGCCGGTGGAGCAGGAGGTCGAGGCGCAGGCCGCCGCCGAGGAGCCGGCCCGCGACGTCGACAGCCTCGCCGTGCTGGTCGCGCAGACCGTGGCCGGGATGCAGGGCAGCTCCGGCGGGGAGGTGACCGCCTCCACCCTCAAGCGCGCGCTGCGCCGCAAGGACCCGACCTTCAGCGAGTCCGACTACGGCTTCCGTACCTTCGGGGAGCTGCTGCGGCACCTCGCCGGCCGCAACGTGATCGAGCTGGCCGAGGGCCCGGCCAAGGGCGACCCCGAGGTCACCCTCCCCGAGCACGGCGACCGCGAGGCCGCCTTCGCGCTGGTCCGCAGCGTGGTGCAGGACCTGGCCGGCGCGGACGGCGCGGTCGCGCTGTCCGGGCTGAAGAACCAGCTCCGCCGGGTACGACCGGACTTCAGCGAGAAGAAGCTCGGCTACCGGGGCTTCCTCCAGTTCTGCCGGGCCGCCGCCACCGGCGGCGCGGTCGACCTGCGCTGGAGCGACGAGGCCGACGACTACCTGATCACCGTCCCGGCGGCCTGA
- a CDS encoding aminotransferase-like domain-containing protein has translation MDQGNAAERVVQDLLRVVSAAAPGARLPSVRELSARHQASPVTVTAAIRQLVARGVVEARAGRGTFVAAPPEHRTTPDLSWQTVALGPRPAGEAEMQALLALPPPGAIPLSGGYLDADLQPAAALGAALTRAGRQPASWQRGPAEGRADLRAWFAREAGGGLRADDMVICPGGQSALSSALRALAAPGDTLLVESPTYLGALAAARAAGLRVVPVPADADGVRPDQLAAAFARTGARLFYCQPLHANPHGATLALHRRPAVAAAVRDAGAFLIEDDYARDLTLDGEPPPPLAADDPDGHVVHLRSLTKSAAPGLRVAAIGARGPAGARLRSARLLDDFFVAGPLQQATLEFVTSPAWQRHRRDLRIALRARREALLAALRRRLPDLLPESIPRGGLHLWARLPDGADDVTVAAAAAAEGVIVFPGRPWYAAEPPAAHLRLTYAAAPPEQMDEALRRLARAL, from the coding sequence ATGGACCAGGGTAACGCAGCGGAGCGGGTCGTCCAAGATCTGCTCCGCGTCGTGTCCGCCGCGGCGCCCGGGGCCCGGCTGCCCTCGGTGCGCGAGCTGAGCGCCCGGCACCAGGCCTCGCCGGTCACCGTCACGGCGGCGATCCGGCAGCTGGTGGCGCGTGGAGTGGTGGAGGCGCGCGCCGGCCGGGGCACCTTCGTGGCCGCCCCGCCGGAGCACCGCACCACCCCCGACCTGTCCTGGCAGACCGTCGCGCTCGGCCCCCGCCCGGCCGGCGAGGCGGAGATGCAGGCGCTACTGGCGTTACCACCTCCCGGCGCGATTCCCCTCTCCGGTGGCTACCTCGACGCGGACCTGCAACCGGCCGCCGCACTCGGCGCCGCCCTCACCCGTGCGGGCCGGCAGCCCGCGTCGTGGCAGCGGGGTCCGGCCGAGGGGCGGGCCGACCTGCGGGCCTGGTTCGCCCGCGAGGCCGGTGGCGGGCTGCGCGCCGACGACATGGTGATCTGCCCCGGCGGGCAGTCCGCGCTGTCGTCGGCGCTGCGCGCGCTCGCCGCGCCCGGCGACACCCTGCTCGTCGAGTCGCCGACCTACCTGGGCGCGCTGGCCGCCGCCCGGGCCGCCGGCCTGCGGGTGGTGCCCGTGCCCGCCGACGCCGACGGGGTACGCCCCGACCAGCTCGCGGCCGCCTTCGCCCGCACCGGCGCCCGACTGTTCTACTGCCAGCCGCTGCACGCCAACCCGCACGGCGCCACCCTGGCCCTCCACCGCCGGCCCGCGGTGGCCGCGGCGGTACGCGACGCCGGCGCGTTCCTGATCGAGGACGACTACGCCCGCGACCTCACCCTCGACGGCGAGCCACCGCCGCCACTGGCCGCCGACGACCCGGACGGGCACGTCGTCCACCTGCGCTCGCTGACCAAGTCGGCCGCTCCCGGGCTGCGGGTGGCCGCGATCGGCGCGCGCGGTCCGGCCGGCGCCCGGCTGCGCTCGGCCCGGCTGCTCGACGACTTCTTCGTCGCCGGGCCCCTCCAGCAGGCCACACTGGAGTTCGTCACCTCCCCCGCCTGGCAGCGGCACCGCCGCGACCTGCGTATCGCGCTGCGGGCCCGCCGGGAGGCGCTGCTGGCCGCGCTGCGCAGGCGCCTGCCCGATCTCCTCCCGGAGTCGATCCCGCGCGGCGGCCTGCACCTGTGGGCCCGCCTGCCCGACGGCGCCGACGACGTCACGGTGGCCGCCGCCGCAGCGGCCGAGGGGGTGATCGTCTTCCCCGGCCGCCCCTGGTACGCCGCCGAGCCGCCGGCCGCCCACCTGCGTCTGACCTACGCCGCCGCCCCGCCCGAGCAGATGGACGAGGCGTTGCGCCGCCTCGCCCGGGCGCTGTGA
- a CDS encoding TIGR04282 family arsenosugar biosynthesis glycosyltransferase, which produces MTVLLLLAKAPVPGAVKTRLCPPATPRLAARIAAAALLDTIDAIRATEAVTPVLALAGRLSDAVGAVELAGATAGWPVLPQRGDDLATRIVHAHADVADAWPGRPVFQIGMDTPQLTPARLSAAVRRLADGDAVLGRAADGGWWGLGLRDPRHAAALRAVPTSTPDTCRLTWAALRGRGLRVAPLPVLRDVDVWADALAVAALAPGGRFARAVAALRHPTTGTRRRSLTGGRR; this is translated from the coding sequence GTGACCGTGCTGCTGCTGCTGGCCAAGGCGCCGGTGCCCGGGGCGGTGAAGACCCGGCTCTGCCCGCCCGCCACGCCCCGCCTTGCGGCCCGGATCGCCGCCGCCGCCCTGCTGGACACCATCGATGCGATCCGCGCGACCGAGGCGGTGACCCCGGTGCTGGCGCTGGCCGGCCGGCTGTCCGACGCCGTCGGCGCGGTGGAGCTGGCCGGGGCCACCGCCGGCTGGCCGGTCCTGCCGCAGCGCGGGGACGACCTGGCCACCCGGATCGTCCACGCGCACGCCGACGTGGCGGACGCCTGGCCGGGACGGCCGGTGTTCCAGATCGGCATGGACACCCCGCAGCTCACCCCGGCCCGGCTGTCGGCGGCCGTACGCCGGCTCGCCGACGGTGACGCCGTGCTGGGGCGGGCCGCCGACGGTGGCTGGTGGGGGTTGGGCCTGCGCGATCCCCGGCACGCCGCCGCGCTGCGCGCGGTGCCCACCTCGACCCCGGACACCTGCCGGCTCACCTGGGCGGCGTTGCGCGGTCGTGGCCTGCGGGTGGCGCCGCTGCCGGTGCTGCGGGACGTGGACGTCTGGGCCGACGCGCTCGCCGTGGCCGCGCTCGCGCCGGGCGGCCGGTTCGCCCGGGCGGTCGCCGCGCTGCGCCATCCGACCACCGGCACCCGCCGGCGTTCGCTCACCGGCGGCCGGCGGTGA
- a CDS encoding sensor histidine kinase, producing MADLALIFAVALAAACGVGLLGAAALRLLRGRSITVHISVLLATTVTAVVAGVAVIAEAMFLSPHDLEVVLITVSAAAVVSVAVGWLSGRRLAAAAVWADQARERERRIEKGRRDLVAWVSHDLRTPLAGLRAMAEALEDRVVADRVTVDEYHRRIRVETDRMTRLVDDLFELSRINAGALRLSLSPVPLGDVVSDALAGTAPLAAARRIRLVAAESGWPVVVASEPELTRVVGNLLLNAVRYTPADGTVRVEAGRDGEQAWFAVADTCGGIPEPDLPRLFDVAFRGEPARTPTPGNGGLEGSGGLGLAIVRGLVEAHGGRVEVGNVGDGCRFVVRLPLAA from the coding sequence ATGGCTGACCTCGCGCTGATCTTCGCGGTGGCGCTCGCCGCGGCGTGCGGGGTGGGGCTGCTGGGCGCGGCGGCGCTGCGGCTGCTGCGCGGCCGGTCGATCACCGTACACATCTCGGTGCTGCTGGCCACCACCGTCACCGCGGTCGTCGCCGGCGTGGCGGTGATCGCCGAGGCGATGTTCCTGTCCCCGCACGACCTGGAGGTCGTGCTGATCACCGTCTCCGCGGCGGCGGTGGTCAGTGTCGCCGTCGGCTGGCTCTCCGGGCGGCGGCTGGCCGCCGCGGCGGTCTGGGCCGACCAGGCGCGGGAGCGGGAGCGGCGGATCGAGAAGGGGCGCCGGGACCTGGTCGCCTGGGTGTCGCACGACCTGCGGACGCCGCTGGCCGGGCTGCGGGCGATGGCCGAGGCGCTGGAGGACCGGGTGGTCGCCGACCGGGTCACGGTGGACGAGTACCACCGGCGGATCCGGGTGGAGACCGACCGGATGACCCGGCTGGTCGACGACCTGTTCGAGCTGTCCCGGATCAACGCCGGCGCGCTGCGGCTGTCGCTGTCGCCGGTGCCGCTGGGCGACGTGGTCTCCGACGCCCTCGCCGGGACTGCGCCGCTGGCGGCGGCCCGCCGCATCCGGCTGGTCGCCGCCGAGTCGGGCTGGCCGGTCGTGGTGGCCAGCGAACCGGAGCTGACCCGGGTGGTGGGAAACCTGCTGCTCAACGCGGTCCGCTACACCCCGGCCGACGGCACGGTCCGGGTCGAGGCGGGCCGGGACGGCGAGCAGGCCTGGTTCGCGGTGGCCGACACCTGCGGCGGCATCCCCGAACCCGACCTGCCGCGGCTGTTCGACGTGGCGTTCCGGGGCGAGCCGGCCCGCACCCCGACGCCGGGCAACGGCGGGTTGGAGGGCTCCGGCGGGCTGGGCCTGGCCATCGTGCGCGGGCTGGTCGAGGCGCACGGCGGCCGGGTGGAGGTGGGCAACGTCGGCGACGGCTGCCGGTTCGTGGTGCGGTTGCCGCTGGCCGCCTGA
- a CDS encoding LutB/LldF family L-lactate oxidation iron-sulfur protein: protein MPATAPRGVGHLRGDEPFPVAARRGLADPQLRRNLGHATGTIRAKSAAVIGELPDWQRLRDAGAAIKADVLARLPQLLEQLESAVTAAGGTVHWAADANEANRIVTGLVRATGADRVIKVKSMATQEIGLNEALEAAGIEPVETDLAELIVQLGEDRPSHILVPAIHRNRAEIREIFLRRMPGVDPSLTDEPAALAAAARAHLRRTFLSTPVAVSGANFAVAETGTLAVVESEGNGRMCLTLPDTLITVMGIEKVLPTWRDLEVFLQLLPRASTGERMNPYTSMWTGVTPGDGPQAFHLVLLDNGRSAVLADPAGRSALHCIRCSACLNVCPVYERAGGHAYGSVYPGPIGAVLSPQLTGVADNASLPYASSLCGACYDACPVKINIPELLVHLRAEAPHPPAESAAMAAAAYTMDHPALYAAAQRAARLSRLAGRRGRGLPPPLNGWTLGRDLPEPPRETFREWWARR, encoded by the coding sequence ATGCCGGCCACCGCGCCGCGCGGCGTCGGGCACCTGCGCGGCGACGAGCCGTTCCCGGTCGCCGCCCGGCGCGGCCTCGCCGACCCGCAGCTGCGCCGCAACCTCGGCCACGCCACCGGCACCATCCGCGCGAAGTCGGCGGCGGTGATCGGCGAGCTGCCCGACTGGCAGCGGCTGCGCGACGCCGGGGCCGCGATCAAGGCCGACGTGCTGGCCCGCCTGCCGCAGCTGCTCGAACAGCTGGAGTCGGCGGTCACCGCCGCCGGCGGCACCGTGCACTGGGCGGCCGACGCGAACGAGGCCAACCGGATCGTCACCGGCCTGGTCCGGGCCACCGGCGCCGACCGGGTGATCAAGGTCAAGTCGATGGCCACCCAGGAGATCGGCCTCAACGAGGCCCTCGAGGCGGCCGGCATCGAACCGGTGGAGACCGACCTTGCCGAGCTGATCGTGCAGCTCGGCGAGGACCGCCCCAGCCACATCCTCGTCCCGGCGATCCACCGCAACCGGGCCGAGATCCGGGAGATCTTCCTGCGCCGGATGCCCGGCGTGGACCCGTCGCTGACCGACGAGCCGGCCGCGCTGGCCGCAGCCGCCCGCGCCCACCTGCGCCGCACCTTCCTCAGCACCCCGGTCGCCGTCTCCGGCGCCAACTTCGCCGTCGCCGAGACCGGCACGCTGGCCGTGGTCGAGTCCGAGGGCAACGGGCGGATGTGCCTGACCCTGCCCGACACCCTGATCACCGTGATGGGCATCGAGAAGGTCCTGCCCACCTGGCGGGACCTGGAGGTCTTCCTGCAACTGCTGCCCCGGGCCTCCACCGGGGAGCGGATGAACCCGTACACCTCGATGTGGACCGGGGTCACCCCCGGCGACGGGCCGCAGGCGTTCCACCTGGTGCTGCTGGACAACGGGCGCAGCGCGGTGCTCGCCGACCCGGCCGGCCGGTCGGCGTTGCACTGCATCCGCTGCTCCGCCTGCCTCAACGTCTGCCCGGTGTACGAACGCGCCGGCGGGCACGCGTACGGGTCGGTGTATCCGGGGCCGATCGGCGCGGTGCTGTCACCGCAGCTCACCGGCGTGGCCGACAACGCCTCCCTGCCGTACGCGTCGTCGCTCTGCGGCGCCTGCTACGACGCCTGCCCCGTGAAGATCAACATTCCGGAGCTGCTGGTGCACCTGCGCGCCGAGGCCCCGCACCCGCCCGCCGAATCGGCGGCGATGGCCGCGGCCGCGTACACGATGGACCACCCGGCGCTGTACGCGGCCGCGCAGCGCGCCGCGCGACTGTCCCGCCTCGCCGGCCGCCGCGGCCGGGGCCTGCCACCGCCGCTGAACGGGTGGACCCTCGGCCGGGACCTGCCCGAACCGCCCCGGGAGACCTTCCGCGAATGGTGGGCCCGACGGTGA
- a CDS encoding aldo/keto reductase, whose protein sequence is MRYRTLGGTGIEVSTYCLGTMMFGSVGNPDHDECGRIVHTALDRGINIVDTADMYSAGESEVIVGKALRGRRDDVVLATKVHFPMGEGRNRGGNSRRWIMRAVEESLRRLDTDWIDLYQVHRPDDRTDIEETLSALTDLVRAGKIRAFGCSTFPAEQIVEAQQVAERRALGRFRTEQPPYSLLARGIEASVLPVCQRYGMGVLVWSPLASGFLTGRYRRGRPVDLTSGRAARTPGRFDPDLPANVAKYDAVEQLIDLAGDLGRSLPELALAFTSAHPAVTATIIGPRTMDHLERLLDGAALELDDETLDRIDAIVPPGANLYPPDGVWQPPALVDAARRRRPTGDRAAA, encoded by the coding sequence ATGCGCTACCGCACCCTGGGCGGCACCGGCATCGAGGTCAGCACCTACTGCCTGGGCACCATGATGTTCGGCTCCGTCGGCAACCCCGACCACGACGAGTGCGGCCGGATCGTCCACACCGCGCTGGACCGCGGGATCAACATCGTCGACACCGCGGACATGTACTCGGCGGGTGAGTCCGAGGTCATCGTCGGCAAGGCCCTGCGCGGACGCCGGGACGACGTCGTGCTGGCCACCAAGGTCCACTTCCCGATGGGGGAGGGCCGTAACCGCGGCGGCAACTCCCGTCGCTGGATCATGCGGGCGGTGGAGGAGAGCCTGCGCCGTCTCGACACCGACTGGATCGACCTCTACCAGGTGCACCGGCCGGACGACCGGACCGACATCGAGGAGACGCTCTCCGCGCTGACCGACCTGGTCCGGGCGGGCAAGATCCGGGCGTTCGGCTGCTCGACCTTCCCGGCGGAGCAGATCGTCGAGGCGCAGCAGGTGGCCGAGCGGCGGGCGCTGGGCCGGTTCCGCACCGAGCAGCCACCGTACTCGCTGCTGGCGCGTGGCATCGAGGCGTCGGTGCTGCCGGTCTGCCAGCGGTACGGCATGGGGGTGCTGGTGTGGAGCCCGCTCGCCTCCGGCTTCCTCACCGGCCGCTACCGCCGGGGCCGGCCGGTCGACCTGACCAGCGGCCGGGCCGCCCGCACGCCCGGCCGGTTCGACCCGGACCTGCCCGCCAACGTCGCCAAGTACGACGCCGTGGAGCAGCTGATCGACCTGGCCGGCGATCTGGGCCGCAGCCTGCCGGAGCTGGCGCTCGCCTTCACCAGCGCCCACCCGGCGGTGACCGCCACCATCATCGGACCGCGCACCATGGATCACCTCGAACGGTTGCTCGACGGCGCCGCCCTCGAGCTCGACGACGAGACGCTGGACCGCATCGACGCCATCGTCCCGCCGGGCGCCAACCTCTATCCGCCCGACGGGGTGTGGCAGCCCCCGGCTCTCGTCGATGCCGCCCGGCGCCGCCGGCCGACGGGTGATCGGGCGGCGGCCTGA
- a CDS encoding (Fe-S)-binding protein → MRIALFVTCLADTMFPEAARATVRLLERLGHQVVFPEEQTCCGQMHVNTGYPDQALPLVRRHVRAFAPYEAVVAPSGSCVGSVRHQHAMVARRAGDPRLAARAEDVAGRTFELSEFLVDVLGVTDVGAYYPHRVTYHPTCHSLRLLRVGDKPLRLLRAVRGLDLVELPQAEQCCGFGGTFAVKNADTSTAMLADKMRHVLATGADVCTAGDSSCLMHLGGGLSRLRAGVRTVHLAEILAATEAGETAGERRRLEARS, encoded by the coding sequence ATGCGGATCGCGTTGTTCGTGACGTGCCTGGCCGACACGATGTTCCCCGAGGCGGCCCGGGCCACCGTCCGGCTGCTGGAACGCCTCGGCCACCAGGTGGTCTTCCCCGAGGAGCAGACCTGCTGCGGGCAGATGCACGTCAACACCGGCTACCCGGACCAGGCGCTGCCGCTGGTCCGGCGGCACGTCCGCGCCTTCGCCCCGTACGAGGCGGTGGTCGCGCCGTCGGGCTCCTGCGTCGGGTCGGTACGCCACCAGCACGCCATGGTGGCCCGCCGGGCCGGTGACCCGCGACTCGCCGCCCGGGCCGAGGACGTCGCCGGGCGCACCTTCGAGCTGTCGGAGTTCCTGGTCGACGTGCTCGGGGTGACCGACGTGGGCGCGTACTATCCGCACCGGGTGACCTACCACCCGACCTGCCACTCGTTGCGGCTGCTGCGGGTGGGCGACAAGCCGCTGCGGCTGCTGCGCGCGGTGCGCGGCCTGGACCTGGTCGAGCTGCCGCAGGCCGAGCAGTGCTGCGGGTTCGGCGGCACGTTCGCGGTGAAGAACGCCGACACCTCGACGGCGATGCTGGCCGACAAGATGCGCCACGTGCTGGCCACCGGCGCGGACGTCTGCACCGCCGGGGACTCCTCCTGCCTCATGCACCTCGGCGGCGGGCTGTCCCGGCTGCGTGCCGGCGTACGCACCGTGCACCTGGCCGAGATCCTGGCCGCCACGGAGGCCGGCGAGACCGCCGGCGAGCGACGGCGGCTGGAGGCGCGGTCGTGA
- a CDS encoding class I SAM-dependent methyltransferase, giving the protein MNGRGRRLAEPRPAPPGRGPAGAVQGHPLAAATVTAPARVPARPAAAGDGFGPALRDRDGGGHWLVGPDGVRRRLPVERWHGPAEPATQPVVARCAGPTLDLGCGPGRLTAALTRAGLTTVGVDVSARAVALTRARGAVAVRADLFDRLPAEGRWAHLVLLDGNVGIGGDPVALLHRCRALLRAGGTVLVEVDPPGAGAWQGRAYVLSAGHRGPAFRWAGVDATTVGEPADAAGLAVRDVFAAGRRWFAELARR; this is encoded by the coding sequence GTGAACGGGCGGGGTCGCCGGCTCGCCGAGCCGCGGCCGGCCCCACCGGGGCGCGGGCCGGCCGGCGCGGTGCAGGGACACCCGCTGGCCGCCGCGACGGTGACCGCGCCGGCACGCGTGCCAGCCCGGCCGGCGGCGGCCGGCGACGGTTTCGGCCCCGCGCTGCGGGACCGGGACGGCGGCGGCCACTGGCTGGTCGGTCCGGACGGGGTCCGCCGCCGGCTGCCGGTGGAACGCTGGCACGGCCCGGCGGAGCCGGCCACCCAACCGGTCGTCGCCCGCTGCGCCGGCCCCACCCTGGACCTCGGGTGCGGCCCTGGTCGGCTCACCGCCGCCCTGACCCGGGCCGGCCTGACCACCGTCGGCGTGGACGTCTCCGCCCGGGCGGTCGCGCTGACCCGGGCGCGCGGCGCGGTCGCGGTGCGCGCCGACCTGTTCGACCGGCTGCCCGCCGAGGGCCGGTGGGCGCACCTGGTGCTCCTCGACGGCAACGTCGGCATCGGCGGCGACCCCGTCGCGCTGCTGCACCGCTGCCGCGCGCTGCTGCGCGCCGGGGGGACCGTCCTGGTGGAGGTCGACCCGCCGGGCGCCGGCGCCTGGCAGGGACGGGCGTACGTGCTCTCCGCCGGGCACCGGGGGCCGGCGTTCCGCTGGGCGGGGGTGGACGCCACCACCGTCGGCGAACCGGCGGACGCCGCCGGTCTGGCGGTGCGGGACGTGTTCGCGGCCGGCCGTCGCTGGTTCGCCGAGCTGGCCCGCCGCTGA
- a CDS encoding response regulator transcription factor, which yields MAQRVLVVDDDRTVADVVCRYLEHAGYQVEHVGDGAAALASVAAAPPQLVVLDVMLPVLDGLEVCRRLRQRPDGVPIVMLTARGDEADRILGLQLGADDYLGKPFSPRELVLRVASVLRRCGGGEPVPGAARELTDGGLVVETGARVARLHGRELALTLREFDLLEFLMRHPARAFRRAELLDRVWGWRFGDQSTVTVHVRRLREKIEADPADPRRIVTVWGVGYRYEPADG from the coding sequence GTGGCGCAACGGGTGCTGGTCGTCGACGACGACCGGACGGTCGCCGACGTGGTCTGCCGCTACCTGGAGCACGCCGGCTACCAGGTGGAGCACGTCGGGGACGGGGCCGCCGCGCTGGCCTCGGTCGCCGCCGCCCCACCGCAGCTGGTCGTCCTGGACGTGATGCTGCCGGTGCTGGACGGGCTGGAGGTGTGCCGGCGGCTGCGGCAGCGGCCCGACGGCGTACCCATCGTGATGCTGACCGCGCGCGGCGACGAGGCGGACCGGATCCTCGGCCTGCAACTGGGTGCGGACGACTACCTGGGCAAACCGTTCTCCCCGCGTGAGCTGGTGCTGCGGGTGGCCTCGGTGCTGCGCCGCTGCGGCGGCGGCGAACCGGTCCCGGGGGCGGCGCGGGAGCTGACCGACGGTGGGCTGGTGGTGGAGACGGGCGCCCGGGTGGCCCGTCTGCACGGCCGGGAGCTGGCGCTGACCCTGCGCGAGTTCGACCTGCTGGAGTTCCTGATGCGGCATCCGGCGCGGGCGTTCCGCCGGGCCGAGCTGCTGGACCGGGTGTGGGGGTGGCGCTTCGGCGACCAGTCCACGGTGACCGTGCACGTGCGACGGCTGCGGGAGAAGATCGAGGCGGACCCGGCCGACCCACGGCGGATCGTCACGGTGTGGGGGGTCGGCTACCGGTACGAGCCGGCCGATGGCTGA
- a CDS encoding DMT family transporter has translation MRDKSSVTVGGSVTAGRAAGLALGALGVLGFSLSLPATRVAVQQLDPWFVAFGRAVGAALLAGAYLHGVGATRPTRDQWRRLSIVALGVVVGFPLFTSLALLSQTSAHGAVVVTVLPAMTAVFAVLRAGERPSPLFWAASAGGMLAVLTFLGASGAVHGSLSLADLSLLAAVVLCGLGYAEGGALARQLGGARTICWALLLALPVTVPVTVLAGVIHPPRADATTWSAFGYLTVVSMFLGFFAWYAGLARGGIAHVGQVQLAQPVLTLVWSALLLGERVTAASVAAAVAVLACVVVTQRSRLAGRPAGVGLFAALAPDEKEAYRPAPAERIVQPGAPGQ, from the coding sequence ATGAGAGACAAGAGTAGCGTTACTGTCGGCGGATCGGTAACGGCGGGCCGGGCGGCGGGCCTCGCCCTGGGTGCGCTGGGCGTGCTGGGGTTCAGCCTGTCCCTGCCGGCCACCCGGGTCGCGGTGCAGCAACTCGACCCGTGGTTCGTGGCGTTCGGGCGGGCGGTCGGCGCGGCCCTGCTGGCCGGGGCCTACCTGCACGGCGTCGGCGCGACACGCCCCACCCGCGACCAGTGGCGCCGGCTGTCCATCGTCGCCCTCGGCGTGGTGGTGGGCTTCCCGCTGTTCACGTCGCTGGCCCTGCTGAGCCAGACCTCCGCGCACGGCGCGGTCGTCGTCACCGTGCTGCCCGCCATGACGGCCGTCTTCGCGGTGCTGCGCGCCGGTGAGCGGCCGTCCCCGCTGTTCTGGGCCGCGAGCGCCGGCGGGATGCTGGCGGTGCTCACCTTCCTCGGCGCCAGCGGCGCGGTCCACGGCAGCCTGTCCCTGGCGGACCTCTCCCTGCTCGCGGCGGTCGTCCTCTGTGGCCTCGGGTACGCCGAGGGCGGCGCGCTCGCCCGCCAGTTGGGTGGTGCCCGGACCATCTGCTGGGCGCTGCTGCTCGCCCTGCCCGTCACCGTGCCCGTCACGGTGCTGGCCGGTGTCATCCACCCGCCGCGCGCCGATGCCACCACCTGGTCGGCGTTCGGATACCTCACCGTGGTCTCCATGTTCCTCGGCTTCTTCGCCTGGTACGCCGGGCTGGCCCGGGGCGGCATCGCGCACGTCGGCCAGGTCCAGCTGGCGCAGCCGGTGCTGACCCTGGTGTGGTCGGCGCTGCTGCTCGGCGAGCGGGTCACGGCGGCCTCCGTCGCGGCGGCGGTGGCGGTGCTGGCCTGCGTGGTGGTGACCCAGCGCAGCCGGCTGGCGGGGCGGCCGGCCGGTGTGGGGCTCTTCGCCGCCCTCGCCCCGGACGAGAAGGAGGCGTACCGCCCGGCGCCGGCGGAACGGATCGTGCAGCCGGGCGCGCCCGGCCAGTAG